ATTCTGCTATTCCAATTTTAATAGAAAGAAGGTGTAGATTTTGCCATACTATCAATAATAAAAGCAATATTGTTGGGGTAATGACATTTGAGAGGGAGTACAATCCCTATATCTATTATTCATCCGAGAGGGTTATTCTTTTCGCTCTTATCTCAACAGCTTTATCTATCATCTTGTACTTTGTTGTAAGATGGGATCCAGAGAAAAGGATAAAACGACTCTTCAACGATTAATATATTTCCTGCTTAACATTTGACAAAATGTAATTTTTTTTTTAATTTGACATCCTATTGTATTCATATTGTCAATTAATATATACTGACAAATATACAGACAAAATTGAGATTGTAGCGCATATTACATAATATCGGATAATAATTATAAGAGTACTAGATGAAAAAAGATAATGAGAAGACACTGGTAATTGTTGAGTCACCATCAAAATCGAGAACAATCAAGAAATACCTTGGCAAGAAATTTGTTATTTCATCATCAATGGGACATATAATTGATCTACCTAAATCACGTTTGGCTGTTGATGTTGATAATAATTTTACTCCAGAGTATATTACCATACGAGGCAAGGCCAAAATCCTTAATGACTTAAAGAAAGAGGCATCAAAGTCCTCTCAAATACTGCTGGCAACAGATCCCGACCGTGAGGGAGAAGCAATCTCCTGGCATCTCTCCAATGCACTCTCCCCAAAAAACAGTAATATAAAAAGAATAGAATTCAACGAGATAACTGAATCTGCCATTAAAGAGGCTGTAAAACATCCTAGAGAAATAAATATGGACCTTGTTAATGCTCAGCAGGCAAGAAGGATACTGGATAGGATTGTTGGATACTATATTAGCCCCCTACTCTGGAAGAAAATCAAAAAGGGGCTTTCAGCGGGTCGGGTTCAATCCGTTGCGCTTAAGATAATCTGCTCCCGTGAAAGTGAAATAGAGAGATTTGTCCCGGAGGAATATTGGACTATTGAAGCCCTTCTCTATCATAATAGAAAAGAATTCACAGCATCTATCCATACATACAGGGGGGAAAAAATATTACCGAAAAGGAAGGAGGAAGTAGACAATATCCTTAAGCAGTTGGAGAATGAAAAATTCATAGTTGAAAATATTCAAAAGAAGGAGAGGAAGAGATACCCAACTGCCTCCTACAATACAAGCAAGCTACAGCAGGATGCCGCTAATACCCTCAATCTAACATCTTCAATTACAATGATGATAGCCCAGCAGCTATATGAAGGGATAAATATTACAGGCCAAGGACCTGTGGGACTTATTAGCTATATGCGAACTGATTCAACAAGGATCTCCCAAACGGCATTACAATCTCTTCGTGAATATATCGGAAATAATTACGAGGATGCTTATCTTCCGGAAAAAGCAAATTTTTATAAGAATAAAAAGGGGGCTGAGGATGCACATGAAGCGATAAGACCTACTAATGTATTATTGACTCCAGAATCTATCAAACAAGACCTGACAAGGGATCAATTCAGACTATATAACCTTATATGGAGGAAATTCGTTGCCTCCCAAATGACCCCTCAGGTTCTGGAAATAAACACAGTGATTCTGAAGGCCGGGGAATATCAATTTAAGGTAACTGGCAGCCAGGTCCTTTTTGATGGATTCAGGGTTGTAGAAAAGGAACAAAAAATAAAAAGAAGGGATCTGCCAAAACTTAATGAGGGGGATGAGGTGGAAATGAAGGAAATTATTCCACAACAACAT
The sequence above is drawn from the Spirochaetota bacterium genome and encodes:
- the topA gene encoding type I DNA topoisomerase translates to MKKDNEKTLVIVESPSKSRTIKKYLGKKFVISSSMGHIIDLPKSRLAVDVDNNFTPEYITIRGKAKILNDLKKEASKSSQILLATDPDREGEAISWHLSNALSPKNSNIKRIEFNEITESAIKEAVKHPREINMDLVNAQQARRILDRIVGYYISPLLWKKIKKGLSAGRVQSVALKIICSRESEIERFVPEEYWTIEALLYHNRKEFTASIHTYRGEKILPKRKEEVDNILKQLENEKFIVENIQKKERKRYPTASYNTSKLQQDAANTLNLTSSITMMIAQQLYEGINITGQGPVGLISYMRTDSTRISQTALQSLREYIGNNYEDAYLPEKANFYKNKKGAEDAHEAIRPTNVLLTPESIKQDLTRDQFRLYNLIWRKFVASQMTPQVLEINTVILKAGEYQFKVTGSQVLFDGFRVVEKEQKIKRRDLPKLNEGDEVEMKEIIPQQHYTTPPPRYNDASLVKLLEESGIGRPSTYAPIINTLIKRYYAIRSGRQLVPTVLGKLVNEAVSKHFSNLVSIDFTSQMEEKLDLVEESKSDWKVMLRNFYDPFKLTVDEAEKVMEEMKGILDEETDLICEKCGKNMVKKLGKHGFFLACPGFPECRNSKALPLGKCPMTNCEGDVIKKASKKGRNFYACTNYPNCNFISNDTPADKNCPICGRLLFKKRIKGKGEMLTCYDEKCGYKVELLDEKTIRNEDDNQL